The Fundidesulfovibrio putealis DSM 16056 genome includes a window with the following:
- a CDS encoding TetR/AcrR family transcriptional regulator, which translates to MKESIEQDAQTAAILDAAATVFAEHGFAGARVDAIAKAAGLNKAMLYYRIGDKARLYELVVMRQFARVASVVEAGASSAGDPSARLRSVLQGMAGLFSGDPRLPRIMAWELASGGGTLPDAVVNEWGRILGTVAPLAAPVGLDPVLAYFSLAGPMMLTCLTEPIRKRLAAGTPGLLGRVAEVGVGDMAAYLANLYARATGPTPGTSGTSGGKS; encoded by the coding sequence ATGAAAGAATCAATCGAGCAGGACGCCCAGACTGCCGCAATCCTTGACGCAGCCGCAACCGTCTTCGCAGAACACGGTTTCGCGGGGGCGCGCGTGGACGCCATCGCCAAAGCTGCCGGACTTAACAAGGCCATGCTGTACTATCGCATAGGCGACAAGGCCCGGCTGTACGAACTGGTGGTCATGCGCCAGTTCGCGCGCGTGGCCAGTGTGGTTGAAGCGGGAGCGTCGTCCGCCGGGGATCCTTCCGCCCGGTTGCGCAGCGTGCTTCAGGGCATGGCCGGGCTCTTTTCAGGCGACCCCAGACTACCGAGGATCATGGCCTGGGAGCTGGCCTCGGGCGGCGGCACGCTGCCGGACGCCGTGGTGAACGAGTGGGGCAGGATTCTCGGAACGGTGGCTCCACTGGCCGCGCCTGTCGGCCTGGACCCGGTGCTGGCCTATTTTTCGCTCGCCGGGCCCATGATGCTCACCTGCCTGACCGAACCGATCCGCAAGCGTCTGGCTGCCGGAACGCCCGGTCTTCTTGGGCGCGTGGCCGAGGTCGGCGTGGGAGACATGGCGGCGTATCTGGCGAACCTGTACGCCAGGGCGACCGGACCGACGCCTGGAACATCCGGAACATCCGGGGGGAAATCATGA
- a CDS encoding restriction endonuclease encodes MSSPTPRKLGAQEAIRKFCVACMGGSYLLVAQCAEASCPLHEFRQSPAPDLAKATRPPVRAIRRQCLACCCGDRDRVRACAASPACKQPFEPCVLWRFRLGSRPEIFERRKKKARSTLLTLPGLTLEKTETA; translated from the coding sequence GTGAGCTCACCAACACCCCGGAAACTCGGCGCGCAGGAGGCCATACGCAAGTTCTGCGTAGCCTGCATGGGGGGCTCTTACCTTCTGGTGGCGCAGTGCGCCGAAGCCTCCTGCCCGCTGCATGAGTTCCGCCAATCCCCGGCCCCCGACCTTGCGAAGGCCACGCGCCCCCCGGTGCGGGCCATCCGCCGCCAGTGCCTGGCCTGCTGCTGCGGCGACCGCGACAGGGTGCGGGCCTGCGCCGCCTCCCCGGCCTGCAAGCAGCCCTTTGAACCGTGCGTGCTCTGGCGCTTCCGGCTCGGCTCCAGGCCTGAAATATTCGAGCGCCGCAAGAAAAAGGCTCGGAGCACGCTGCTCACCCTGCCGGGCCTCACCCTCGAGAAGACTGAGACTGCCTGA
- the mlaD gene encoding outer membrane lipid asymmetry maintenance protein MlaD: protein MQNRSVEMAVGLFVLAGLLCAAYLTVRLGKMEVLGADGYEVKARFIDVTGLKDGANVELAGVRVGRVSGITLAPDKKAIVSLNLAKNVVLTDDAIVSIKTSGLIGDKFVKITPGGAGDPVKPGGLLTETESSIDLQDLIGKYVFGGVQEEKK from the coding sequence ATGCAGAACCGTTCCGTTGAAATGGCCGTGGGCCTGTTCGTGCTGGCCGGGCTTCTGTGCGCCGCATACCTGACCGTGCGCCTGGGCAAGATGGAAGTGCTTGGCGCGGACGGATACGAGGTGAAGGCCCGTTTCATCGACGTGACCGGACTCAAGGACGGCGCGAACGTGGAACTCGCCGGAGTGCGCGTGGGGCGCGTGTCGGGCATTACCCTTGCCCCGGACAAGAAGGCCATCGTCTCGCTGAATCTGGCCAAGAATGTGGTCCTGACCGACGACGCCATCGTGTCCATCAAGACCAGCGGCCTTATCGGCGATAAATTCGTAAAAATCACCCCTGGCGGCGCGGGCGACCCCGTGAAGCCGGGCGGTTTGCTCACCGAGACGGAATCTTCCATCGACTTGCAGGATCTCATCGGGAAGTATGTCTTCGGCGGAGTCCAAGAGGAGAAGAAGTGA
- a CDS encoding Tgt2/MlaC family protein, translating to MARCLSVLFFLLLLAGSPQAALAGQAKEALQASVDNVLNVLSTTKPGEPGRKDKLYAAVGRVFDPEELARRTLASHWEQFSPDERKRFTVAFQTLLERTYLRRIEAYTDEKVIFLEESSLGEDRCEVSTKIVTSSKEVPIVYRLIKKNDWKVYDVMIEGVSLVQNYRNQFNQILVKDSPAQLITKVESMGAAS from the coding sequence ATGGCGCGTTGCCTTAGCGTGCTGTTTTTCCTGTTGCTGCTGGCCGGATCGCCCCAGGCGGCCCTGGCGGGCCAGGCCAAGGAGGCGTTGCAGGCCAGCGTGGACAATGTGTTGAACGTGCTGAGCACCACCAAGCCAGGCGAACCTGGCCGCAAGGACAAGCTTTACGCCGCAGTGGGACGCGTGTTCGATCCCGAGGAGTTGGCCCGGCGCACCCTGGCCTCCCACTGGGAGCAGTTCAGCCCCGATGAGCGCAAGCGCTTCACCGTCGCATTCCAGACACTTCTTGAACGCACCTACCTGCGCCGCATTGAAGCCTACACCGACGAGAAGGTCATATTCCTGGAAGAATCGAGCCTTGGCGAAGACCGCTGCGAGGTCAGCACCAAGATCGTAACTTCTTCCAAGGAGGTACCCATCGTGTACAGGCTCATCAAGAAGAACGACTGGAAGGTCTACGATGTGATGATCGAAGGCGTGAGCCTTGTGCAGAACTACCGCAACCAGTTCAACCAGATTCTGGTCAAGGACAGTCCGGCTCAGCTCATAACAAAAGTCGAATCCATGGGCGCGGCCAGTTGA
- a CDS encoding tautomerase family protein — MPGMTNTAAIPTPKQEAGGLRQAPLFNYPAEEVFMPLVQVSVIGEKTPQEKTLIMNAVHAALVDAFGIPEHDRNIRLRSYASGDWLLPPGKTERYVLVEVFAFAGRSPEAKGTLFSQVVANLGTLGISPGDVFVIVVEQPLHNWGIRGGQRADLVDLGYTVKV; from the coding sequence ATGCCCGGGATGACGAACACGGCCGCCATCCCCACGCCGAAGCAGGAAGCCGGTGGGCTCCGGCAGGCACCGTTGTTCAACTACCCAGCAGAAGAGGTCTTCATGCCACTCGTTCAGGTCAGCGTCATCGGAGAAAAGACTCCCCAGGAAAAGACCTTAATCATGAACGCAGTCCATGCCGCCCTGGTGGATGCCTTCGGCATTCCCGAACATGACCGCAACATCCGCTTGCGGAGCTACGCATCTGGCGATTGGCTGCTTCCACCTGGAAAAACCGAACGCTACGTGCTGGTGGAAGTGTTCGCATTCGCCGGGCGCAGTCCGGAGGCCAAAGGCACGCTCTTCTCCCAGGTGGTGGCCAACCTGGGGACTCTTGGGATTTCTCCGGGCGATGTTTTCGTCATCGTGGTGGAGCAGCCTCTTCATAACTGGGGCATACGCGGCGGCCAGCGCGCCGATCTCGTCGATCTTGGATACACTGTGAAGGTCTGA
- a CDS encoding HlyD family secretion protein translates to MMRRMLAVLFCLAALSCSKGGDASYQGYVEGEFVYVASQLAGRLDELPVARGVAVRPGDNLFTLEHALEQQGVDKARASLKRAQDTVNDLKKGLRPDEIDQILARISQAEAEMALARLEMERRAALLSTGAVAKEDYDRARTSFLNAQGRLSDYKAQLATGKLGSRIDQILAAQAQADAAKAEMDQANWYLQQKIQSSTLDAQVFDLLHYKGEWVQAGSPVVKLLPPANVKVRFFIPETDLGKIALGQKVTVRCDGCPAPMTGTVSFIYPQAEYTPPVIYSQGFRAKLVFMVEARFDPEISKSLKPGQPVDVTPGART, encoded by the coding sequence ATGATGCGACGCATGCTGGCTGTTTTGTTCTGCCTCGCGGCGCTGTCCTGCTCCAAGGGGGGGGACGCCTCCTATCAGGGTTATGTGGAAGGCGAGTTCGTGTACGTGGCCTCACAACTGGCCGGACGCCTGGACGAGCTGCCTGTGGCGCGCGGCGTGGCCGTGCGTCCCGGCGACAACCTGTTCACCCTGGAGCACGCCCTGGAGCAGCAGGGCGTGGACAAGGCCAGGGCCAGCCTGAAGCGCGCCCAGGACACCGTGAACGACCTCAAGAAGGGTCTTCGCCCCGACGAGATCGACCAGATTCTGGCGCGCATCTCCCAGGCCGAGGCCGAAATGGCCCTGGCCAGACTTGAGATGGAACGCCGGGCAGCGCTCCTGTCCACCGGAGCAGTGGCCAAGGAGGACTACGACCGCGCCCGCACCAGCTTCCTGAACGCTCAGGGACGCTTGTCCGACTACAAGGCGCAGCTGGCCACGGGCAAGCTGGGATCGCGCATCGACCAGATCCTGGCGGCCCAGGCCCAGGCCGACGCCGCAAAGGCCGAAATGGACCAGGCCAACTGGTATCTGCAACAGAAAATCCAGAGCTCCACGCTGGACGCCCAGGTGTTCGACCTCCTGCACTACAAGGGCGAGTGGGTGCAGGCCGGGAGTCCGGTGGTGAAGCTCCTGCCCCCGGCCAACGTGAAGGTGCGCTTCTTCATCCCGGAGACGGACTTGGGCAAGATCGCTCTGGGCCAGAAGGTCACCGTGCGCTGCGACGGCTGCCCCGCGCCCATGACCGGCACGGTGAGCTTCATCTATCCCCAGGCCGAGTACACCCCGCCCGTCATCTACAGCCAGGGCTTCCGGGCCAAGCTGGTGTTCATGGTGGAGGCCCGCTTCGACCCCGAGATTTCCAAAAGCCTCAAGCCCGGCCAGCCTGTTGACGTGACCCCCGGAGCGCGCACGTGA
- a CDS encoding MlaE family ABC transporter permease has translation MNAALETLTAPVARIGGATIRMVLNLGAFGVFAFSGLARIFSLPLQWAKTVQQVYFIGVKSVSVIALIGLFTGMVLGLQGYYTLVKFGAEGLLGAAVALSVIRELGPVLTAIMITGRAGSSMAAELGIMRISEQIDALDAMDVNPIRYLVSPRLAAALICFPLLTAMFDVIALVGGYISGVMMLGVSPGIYWSRIHDSVVMADVSGGFTKSVVFALLVAAICCYQGYTTHQRPGGFGAKGVGLSTTSAVVASCVAILASDYALTSFLL, from the coding sequence ATGAACGCCGCTTTGGAAACGCTCACAGCCCCGGTCGCACGCATCGGCGGCGCGACCATTCGAATGGTCCTCAACCTGGGGGCTTTCGGCGTGTTCGCGTTCTCGGGCCTTGCGCGCATCTTCAGCCTGCCGCTGCAATGGGCCAAGACCGTGCAGCAGGTATACTTCATCGGGGTGAAGTCCGTGTCGGTCATCGCCCTCATCGGGCTGTTCACCGGCATGGTGCTCGGCCTGCAAGGCTACTACACCCTGGTGAAGTTCGGCGCCGAAGGCCTTCTGGGCGCGGCAGTGGCCCTGTCTGTGATCCGCGAGCTCGGCCCGGTGCTGACCGCCATCATGATCACGGGCCGGGCCGGTTCATCCATGGCTGCGGAGCTCGGCATCATGCGCATCTCGGAGCAGATTGACGCCCTGGACGCCATGGACGTGAACCCCATTCGCTATCTGGTCAGCCCGAGGCTTGCCGCCGCGCTCATATGCTTCCCGCTGCTGACAGCCATGTTCGACGTGATCGCCCTCGTGGGCGGCTACATCTCCGGCGTGATGATGCTCGGGGTCAGCCCCGGCATCTACTGGTCCAGAATCCACGACAGCGTGGTGATGGCCGACGTGTCCGGCGGCTTCACCAAGTCCGTGGTGTTCGCGCTCCTGGTGGCGGCCATCTGCTGCTACCAGGGCTATACCACCCATCAGCGTCCCGGCGGATTCGGAGCCAAGGGAGTGGGCCTGTCCACCACCTCGGCGGTGGTGGCCTCCTGCGTGGCCATCCTGGCCTCGGACTACGCCCTGACGTCCTTTTTGCTGTAG
- a CDS encoding diguanylate cyclase domain-containing protein — protein sequence MHTYPSSPYSLKRPGASSTLNDILTPGVVGVPASAPMKKALECMRQNRISSILAMRRGCPVGILTERGVIAAVGTLGRDVFSRNVSELMSSPVLTAGPDTPIPQAFTMLLEQGIRHLVVVDAKGKALGMVTQTNMVQNLGVEYFVDVKRVHQIMTRSVASLDSAESVQAAFDLMLKGPYSCVVATGEGLPAGIVTERDMVVFLADQIDLAVTPISQVMSSPVVTVTGMLPVHHAAEIMRDKTIRRLVVVDEAGHAVGLLTQSDIVKGMEARYVEMLKEVIREKDQLLREAVYEAARKSDYLNTILNTSMDMGIAATEGDSIVFMNQAAKNILKDAGLGHSEGAWDDISELHKRMGISARRMKSVAAKVRRGNQHSFSARLDSKGRERFLDCCINGIMGDDRKSSGYVILLRDVTERHLAEETIKHMAYHDALTGLPNRFLVSDRLEQGLAQARRRGCLLAVMLLDLDGFKMVNDTLGHNVGDLLLRSVAVKLDGLLRRSDTVGRMGGDEFLVILPEVKTPEGVAAVASKMLKAVREIKSVGGFAIRMTVSAGLSMYPWDGDEPEPLIQRADAALYAAKDAGRDTYRFASDKMEV from the coding sequence ATGCATACATACCCTTCCTCCCCATACTCCCTGAAGCGTCCAGGCGCCAGCAGTACACTGAACGACATCCTCACGCCGGGAGTTGTCGGCGTCCCAGCGAGCGCTCCCATGAAAAAAGCCCTGGAGTGCATGCGCCAAAACCGTATCAGTTCCATTCTGGCGATGAGGCGGGGTTGCCCGGTGGGAATCCTGACTGAGCGGGGCGTCATCGCCGCCGTGGGAACCTTGGGCCGGGACGTGTTCTCCAGAAACGTGAGCGAATTGATGTCCAGCCCGGTACTCACAGCCGGGCCGGACACGCCCATCCCCCAGGCGTTTACCATGCTCCTTGAGCAGGGCATCCGCCATCTGGTCGTGGTGGACGCCAAGGGCAAGGCGCTGGGCATGGTCACCCAGACCAACATGGTTCAGAATCTTGGCGTCGAATATTTCGTGGACGTCAAGCGGGTGCATCAGATCATGACCCGGTCCGTTGCTTCCCTGGACAGCGCCGAGAGCGTGCAGGCGGCTTTTGACCTGATGTTGAAGGGGCCTTACAGTTGCGTGGTTGCCACCGGGGAGGGGCTCCCGGCGGGCATCGTCACCGAGCGGGACATGGTGGTCTTCCTGGCCGATCAGATCGACCTTGCGGTCACGCCCATCTCCCAGGTCATGTCCAGCCCGGTGGTCACGGTCACGGGCATGCTGCCGGTGCATCATGCGGCCGAGATCATGCGTGACAAGACCATCCGTCGCTTGGTGGTGGTGGACGAGGCGGGGCACGCGGTGGGGCTCCTGACCCAGTCGGACATCGTCAAAGGCATGGAAGCCCGGTATGTGGAGATGCTCAAGGAGGTGATCCGGGAAAAGGACCAACTCCTGCGGGAGGCCGTGTACGAGGCAGCCCGCAAGTCCGACTATCTGAACACCATTCTGAATACGTCCATGGACATGGGCATCGCCGCCACCGAGGGCGACAGCATTGTGTTCATGAACCAGGCAGCTAAAAATATCCTCAAGGACGCGGGGCTCGGCCATTCCGAAGGGGCCTGGGACGACATATCGGAATTGCACAAGCGCATGGGCATCTCCGCCAGGCGAATGAAATCAGTTGCCGCCAAGGTCCGGCGCGGCAACCAGCATTCCTTTTCCGCCAGGCTCGATTCCAAGGGGCGCGAGCGCTTCCTGGACTGCTGCATCAACGGCATCATGGGAGACGACCGGAAATCGTCCGGATACGTGATCCTGCTGCGCGACGTCACCGAGCGACATCTGGCTGAAGAGACCATCAAGCACATGGCCTATCACGACGCCCTGACCGGCCTGCCCAACCGCTTCCTGGTGTCGGACCGGCTGGAGCAGGGCCTGGCCCAGGCCAGGCGTCGAGGGTGTCTGCTGGCAGTGATGCTTCTGGATCTGGACGGCTTCAAGATGGTCAACGACACCCTGGGGCACAACGTGGGCGACCTGCTGCTGCGTTCGGTGGCGGTGAAGCTGGATGGCTTGCTGCGTCGTTCGGACACCGTGGGCCGCATGGGGGGCGACGAGTTCCTGGTGATACTGCCAGAGGTGAAGACGCCCGAAGGGGTGGCGGCCGTTGCCTCCAAGATGCTCAAGGCGGTCAGGGAAATCAAGAGCGTGGGCGGATTCGCCATCCGCATGACCGTCAGCGCGGGCCTGTCCATGTATCCCTGGGACGGCGACGAGCCCGAGCCCCTCATCCAGCGCGCCGACGCGGCCCTGTATGCCGCCAAGGACGCGGGACGCGACACCTACCGTTTCGCCAGCGACAAAATGGAAGTGTAG
- a CDS encoding ABC transporter ATP-binding protein, giving the protein MTLPVPQASPSRPAIDVTGITKSFGGKVVVNNLSLRVEQGEIYGFLGPNGSGKTTFIRMLCGLLKPDSGSGQCLGMDVIRDAALIKTRVGYMAQKFSLYGDLSVRENLDFMARVYGVPDRKAAVARSIERMSLGRYADQLAQTLSGGWKQRLALAASLIHGPELLLLDEPTAGVDPKARRDFWDEVHELAGQGLTALISTHYMDEAERCHRLAYIAYGDLLAKGTVDEVVAARGLTTWEVSGPGLYELAHALKALPGVEQVAHFGNTLHVSGPDRALLAASLAPFHQGLQSFREVATSLEEVFISMMNDSLKGGKG; this is encoded by the coding sequence GTGACCCTGCCCGTGCCGCAGGCCAGCCCAAGCCGCCCGGCCATCGACGTTACCGGCATCACCAAATCCTTCGGGGGCAAGGTGGTGGTGAACAACCTGTCGCTTCGCGTGGAGCAGGGCGAGATCTACGGGTTCCTCGGCCCCAACGGCTCCGGCAAGACCACCTTCATCCGCATGCTCTGCGGCCTCCTGAAGCCTGATTCCGGCAGCGGCCAGTGCCTGGGCATGGACGTCATCCGCGACGCCGCCCTCATCAAGACCCGCGTGGGCTACATGGCCCAGAAGTTCAGCCTCTACGGCGACCTGTCCGTGCGCGAGAACCTGGACTTCATGGCCCGGGTATACGGCGTGCCGGACCGCAAGGCAGCTGTGGCGCGCTCCATCGAGCGCATGAGCCTTGGCCGCTACGCCGATCAGTTGGCCCAGACCCTGTCCGGCGGCTGGAAGCAGCGCCTAGCCCTGGCGGCAAGCCTTATCCACGGCCCGGAACTCCTCCTGCTGGACGAGCCAACCGCAGGAGTGGACCCCAAGGCCCGGCGCGACTTCTGGGATGAAGTCCACGAGCTGGCGGGCCAGGGGCTCACCGCGCTCATCTCCACCCACTACATGGACGAGGCCGAGCGCTGCCACCGGCTGGCCTACATCGCCTACGGCGACCTGCTGGCCAAGGGAACCGTTGACGAAGTTGTGGCCGCGCGGGGCCTTACCACCTGGGAGGTCTCCGGACCGGGACTCTACGAGCTGGCCCACGCGCTCAAGGCGCTCCCGGGCGTTGAGCAGGTGGCCCACTTCGGCAACACCCTGCACGTCTCCGGGCCGGACCGGGCGCTCTTGGCCGCGAGCCTCGCTCCCTTCCACCAGGGGCTGCAAAGTTTTCGTGAGGTGGCCACCAGCCTGGAGGAGGTGTTCATCAGCATGATGAACGACTCCCTGAAGGGGGGGAAGGGATGA
- a CDS encoding class I SAM-dependent rRNA methyltransferase: MNLPILHLKKHEERRLMAGHLWVFSNEADTTLSPLNTFKAGDQVLIMSARNKPLGVGYVNPASLILARVCDKNPKAVLNRDWLRERISQALSLRETFFDKPYYRMVFGEGDHLPGLVVDRYGDVLSVQLLTAGMERMREDVLDVLDELVSPKAVILKGDVRSRQLEGLPLEVECVKGSVPDEVEVPEGPGRYRASLAAGQKTGWFFDQRPNRLGILPLCQGKRVLDVFSYVGALGIGAALSGASEVVCVDSSQAAMDHVTNNAELNGVANIVSAIKGDAAEVLETLAKEGMLFDVVSLDPPAFVKRKKDLEHGIGAYHKINKLAARVLQPGGFILTASCSQNMDAGQFQRTTSSALYGRKRPQLIRRGGQGPDHPIHPAMPETDYLKSLLYRLNASQIAEIG, from the coding sequence ATGAATCTCCCCATTCTTCATCTTAAAAAGCACGAGGAACGCCGCCTCATGGCCGGACACCTGTGGGTGTTCTCCAACGAGGCCGACACGACCCTTAGCCCCCTGAACACCTTCAAGGCGGGCGACCAGGTCCTCATCATGTCCGCGCGCAACAAGCCGCTGGGCGTTGGCTACGTCAACCCAGCCTCGCTGATCCTTGCGCGCGTGTGCGACAAGAACCCCAAGGCCGTGCTGAACCGCGACTGGCTGCGCGAGCGCATCTCCCAGGCCCTGAGCCTGCGCGAGACGTTCTTCGACAAGCCCTACTACCGCATGGTCTTCGGCGAGGGCGACCATCTGCCCGGCCTCGTGGTGGACCGCTACGGCGACGTGCTCTCCGTGCAGCTGCTCACCGCCGGCATGGAGCGCATGCGTGAGGACGTGCTGGACGTGCTGGACGAGCTGGTCTCGCCCAAGGCGGTGATCCTCAAGGGAGACGTGCGCTCCCGCCAGCTGGAGGGCCTCCCCCTGGAGGTCGAGTGCGTCAAGGGCAGCGTCCCCGACGAGGTCGAGGTGCCCGAAGGCCCCGGTCGCTACCGCGCCAGCCTGGCCGCCGGACAGAAAACCGGCTGGTTCTTCGACCAGCGCCCCAACCGTCTGGGCATCCTGCCCCTGTGCCAGGGCAAGCGCGTGCTTGACGTGTTTTCCTACGTGGGTGCGCTCGGCATCGGCGCGGCGCTTTCGGGCGCGTCCGAAGTGGTCTGCGTCGACTCCTCCCAGGCCGCCATGGATCACGTGACCAACAACGCCGAGCTGAACGGCGTGGCCAACATCGTGTCCGCCATCAAGGGCGACGCCGCCGAAGTGCTGGAGACCCTGGCCAAGGAAGGCATGCTCTTCGACGTGGTCAGCCTGGACCCGCCTGCCTTCGTCAAGCGCAAGAAGGACCTGGAGCACGGCATCGGGGCCTACCACAAGATCAACAAGCTGGCGGCGCGCGTGTTGCAGCCGGGCGGCTTCATCCTGACCGCGTCCTGCTCCCAGAACATGGACGCCGGGCAGTTCCAGCGCACAACCTCCTCGGCGCTGTACGGACGCAAGCGTCCCCAGCTCATCCGCAGGGGCGGCCAGGGTCCGGACCATCCCATTCATCCGGCCATGCCCGAGACCGACTACCTGAAGTCGCTTCTGTACCGCCTCAACGCTTCACAAATCGCGGAAATCGGTTAA
- a CDS encoding MlaA family lipoprotein, with translation MMRPVSRSPLPLVLVLLLALGALNGCAAKKAAQPAEAPEDTGYPQIADPLEPWNRFWFGFNDVFYMGIGKPFSKGYTTVLPKYARDRIENAYSNLLFPARFMNAILQLRPDKASRELGRFIINSTFGLGGLYDLAAADPNMKPQRLDFGQTLGVWGMGHGFYLVLPIVGPTSLRDTVGMAVDATAQPTTYIDAPYVLTVGIGAVGRINRLPEMLDIYEEIKRASLEPYVASRDAYAQLRARMIQEALKDAWVKTGSQPQQ, from the coding sequence ATGATGCGCCCCGTTTCCCGCAGCCCCCTGCCTCTCGTCCTGGTCCTGCTGCTTGCCCTAGGCGCCCTGAACGGATGCGCCGCCAAAAAGGCCGCACAACCTGCCGAGGCCCCCGAGGACACAGGATACCCCCAGATAGCAGACCCGCTGGAGCCCTGGAACCGCTTCTGGTTCGGCTTCAACGACGTCTTCTACATGGGCATCGGAAAGCCCTTCAGCAAGGGCTACACCACCGTACTGCCCAAGTACGCCAGGGACCGCATCGAGAACGCCTACTCCAACCTGCTCTTTCCGGCGCGCTTCATGAACGCCATCCTGCAGTTGCGCCCGGACAAGGCCTCCCGCGAACTTGGCCGCTTCATCATAAACTCCACCTTCGGCCTGGGCGGCCTCTACGACCTTGCCGCCGCAGACCCCAACATGAAGCCCCAGCGCCTGGACTTCGGGCAGACCCTGGGAGTCTGGGGCATGGGGCACGGCTTCTACCTTGTGCTGCCCATCGTCGGCCCCACCTCCCTGCGCGACACCGTAGGCATGGCCGTGGACGCCACCGCACAGCCCACCACCTACATCGACGCCCCCTACGTGCTCACCGTGGGCATAGGCGCTGTGGGCAGAATCAACAGGCTGCCGGAAATGCTGGACATCTACGAAGAGATCAAGCGCGCGTCCCTGGAGCCCTACGTGGCCTCCCGCGACGCCTACGCGCAGCTTCGCGCCCGCATGATCCAGGAAGCCCTCAAGGATGCCTGGGTGAAGACAGGCTCCCAGCCTCAGCAGTAG